CTCTTCCTCCCCCCTTcagcatttttattttcccccaattacatgtaaaaagttacCAGCATTTTCCAGAGAATACGGAGTCTCTAATTCtttatctcttccctccctcccaacacCCTCCCcgccttgagatggtaagcaatctcatagagattttacatgtccactcatgtaaaacattttcccatatgaatctttttttgtggaaggaaactcaagtAGGAAAAATtgttaaagtgaaaaaagtttgctttggtctggattctctcagttctttttctctggaaatagatggccctttttttattatcatgcgcCTCGGGGAGAATTtgggatcactgtattgctgagaagagctgATATtccagttgttcattgtaaagttttctggtcactgtgtacaatgttctggttctgctcatttcactctgcttccgttcatgtaagtctttccaggtttttaaaagagctactttaaatatttttgtacatacaggttctccctgccttttaaaaatctccttgggatacaaacctagtaatggtattgctgggccagAGGGCAGGTTACtattttagaactctttgggcataagtCCAAATGACTCCCCTGAATGGTTGAATCGGGGCATTCGTGCCAGCTTTCCTATACCTCCtctacattttgtcattttcctttttctctcctaatAGCCCATCTATCTGATAGGTGTCGGGTgctaccccagagttgttttaaggtgcatttctctaattaagagtgatttagagcatttttgcctGACTGTAGAGAACTTTGATTACTTTGCCTAAGaaatgtctgttcatatcctttgatcacttatcaattggggaatgacttgtattattctatattcaattcctttttcctttttgagaaatgaggcctttattagagagacttataacattttttgcaccattatgatatCCTATTTTCCCCAGTTTCTGTTCTCACcaccacctcccccaatttgtcctcttttctatcagccccactctccgtcttttattctcttttccctcctgttTTCCTGTAGGTTCAGGTAGTTTTTCtctacccaattgattgtgtgtGTTTTGCCCTCAGTGAGCCATTTGTGATGAGAAATTCTCTTCCCCACAttcctcatcttcccctccactgtaaaagaaAGCTCTTTggtgcctcttttatgtgcaataatttgccCCATCCTagtttccccttcctcctccttccaaacgcattcttctttctcctgctttaatttcatttttttatagcatCCCAGCTTATTGGAGCTCACAGCCTTGCTCTCTGTCTGTGTGTACTCCTTCTAATGGCCCTAATAATGACCAGGTCCTTCGGGGTTACAGGAATCATCTTGCCATGTAGGTCTatacacagtttaaccttatgGAACATCTTTTGGTTCCTCTTTCCtgtttatgattctcttgagtcttgtatttgagagtgaAATTTGCCTTTCAGTTCTGGTCACCAGGAATGTTTGATTtgagtcctctatttcattgcgtatccattattttttccctgaaggatTAGGCTCCCTTTGGGTGGGTGAGGGATTCTTGGATTCTCTGGAATACCCTTTTCCAGGCCCTCAGATCCTTTCATGTAGAAGTTGCCAAGTCTCGTGTCGTTTGCTCGCagtcagtattttctccttgatctgggagttttggaatttggctataatattcctggaggttatcctttagggatctctttcaggaggtgattggtggattctttgcatttctgttttaactctctggttctagaatatcaaggaagttttctttgatgattcttGAAAATCGTTGTCTAAgctctttttctgatcatggctttcagatagtctaagaattctttttttttttaaacccttaccttccactttagaatcaatattacgtgttggttctaaggcagaagagtggtaagggctaagcaatgggggttaagcgacttgcccacagggtcatgcagctaggaagtgtttgaggtcaaatttgaacccaagacctcctgtctctaggcctggctctccatccactgagctatccagctgtccccagtccaataatttttaaattgtctctcctggatttattttccaggttaaCTTTTTCCCACGTggcatttcacattttcttctatttttcattcttttgattttgtttgatagTTTCTTGATTAcccatggagtcattagcttccattggACGaactctaatttttaaggcatgattttgaGTGAGCATTTATACAtgcttttccatttgatcaattctacttggtaaagagttcttttcttcagtgaatttttatccATCTTTTTCCAAAGgaccaattctgtctttcaagaagtttttttcttcagtgcatattttgtatatctttccccatttgaccaattctgatttttaaagggttcttttctgctttgaatttttatcattcttatcctattccattttttttaagtattaatttcttcaggattttttttgtgGCTCCTTTAcaaagctgttgactcttttgtcatgattttcctgtTTTGCCCTCCCTCATGtcgtttcccaatttttcttctacctctcttatttgattttttaaaattttaattgcaatttatttatttgtttgtttgtttgtttgtttttaacccttaacttctgtgtattggcttttaggtggaatagtggtaagggtgggcaatgggggtcaagtgacttgcccagggtcacccagctgggaagtgtctgaggacggatttttgaacccaggacctcccatctctaggcctcttatttgatttttaaaatcctttttgagctcctctattAAGCTTGAGGgccattaatatttttcttagaggctttGAATGgggcagtattgactttgttgtctgtcttcttctgagtttgagccTACCCTGTCTCCAAAATACATTTCtctgttgagtttcttttttgttgtttgctcatttgcctgccttttttctttttatttttcgtttaaaaaaactgttcagggtgggctctgtaactgtggcGAAGGGAGTGATCCCCAAGCTTGGGCTTCTTTgggcagctgccttcagagctggcccTGGGCATCTTTGTGCTTTCACTTTTCTCAAGGTGCTATGATATAAGGAGAGGGGTGCTTTATAGTCTCTCCTGGTCTCACTTTGAGTCTGTGAGTGACCCCAAGCTCTCTTTTACCCCTTAGAACTGTGATCAGaatcccctgctcccctgtggctGCAAGTGTTGGTATAGATATACTGGTTCTCTTCCTCACTCTGCGACTGGGCAGCAGGACCAAGACCTGGcaagtcttgcacccagagccagcaaagagaCTCccgtaatctccttctgagcagctGGCCAGCCTTCCCTGGCCCAGAGCTCTGGAAGCCTTGGCCACTGCTTCAGCTGCCTTGGTGGGGTCggccctgcactccccccacccccatcctggTGTACTAGATCCCTGGTGTGGGCCTTCTGACTTGTTTGGGGCtgaaaaatcacttcaccttgtctttttgtggggTTTGCTGCTCCAGAGTTTGTTTTGAGGCCTTACCTCATTGCTTTTAGGAGgctaatttggtagaaatcagatgggtcccTCCCTGTACCTTCTCTGCTCTCTTAGCTCTTCCACCCCTGCATTCcacacctcctttttttttttaaagttggcaAAAACACTTATTAAAGATGAaacaggagggcagctgggtagctcagtggatggagagccaggcctagagacgggaggtcctgggtttaaatctggcctcagacacttcccagctgggtgaccctgggcaagtcacttgaccccatggtccaccctgaccactcttccacctagaagccaatgcacagaagttgagggttaaaaaaataaaataaaataaacgaAAAAATATATgggaggcagctgagtagctcagtggatggagagccaggcctagagacaggaggtcctgggttccaattcggcctcagacacttcccagctgggtgaccctgggcaagtcacttcacccccattgcctagcccttacctctcctctgccttggaaccaatacacagtaatgattctaagccagaaggtgagggttaaaaaaaaagacggaagggattttttttaaataaaggacacaaatgttttgaaaatgccttttttaaaaaagaaaaaaagcagcagGAGAATGATTTCTAAAGCTGTCCTTTAGGAGCCGACGAGTGTTCAGAGAAGACGGGCTTTGGAAAAAGATGGAACCAGGCTTAGCTGGCCCCATGCCAGTaccatgtccagagaaagatgTGATTGAGAAGCACTTCTGTCTTCTGGGGGGTGAGATGGAAATGGTGGAATGAGTCACTTTGTCAAAAGTTTTGCCTGGGCAAATAACACCTGAAGAATGGAAGCTTCTGGTTTTGAATGGTATGGCTGTATGGAGATGGGATGGGACAGGGGGCTActctcattcttctctctctcttttttggggggttatatttatatattggaggttatattcattttttttaaaccctcaccttccgtcttggagtcagtactgtgtgctggctccaaggcggaagagtggtcagggtgggccatgggggtcaagtgacttgcccagggtcacccggctgggcagtgtctgaggccagatttgaacccaggacctcccgtctctaggcctggctctccatccactgagctacccagctgccccaggttaTATTTcattaatggaaataaaaatgtttcctgTCCTTTCGGCGCAGACATATTTTCTCCTCATTCAGCTCAAGGCTGTCTACCGACAAGGCATCAAGGTCTCGTAGACTCTCAGATCTTTGCTTGGGTGTTGATGACGGAAGCCGGGCCTCTTAAAGGCTGGATAAAGGTAGATGGCTTGAGAGAACGGCCTAAGCCTGGGGTGCTCAAGGAGCTGGTTTGGCCCCAGTGCTTGCTTTCACAGGCCTGATCTCATTACCTAGTGAGCCCAGGGGTTGTCCTCCATCTTGGGGGATGGCAGAGGGTTTTGAAAGTCCTGGAAGACCCTGGAAGGTTTGATGGCTGGGTAGCAGGAACTTGGTGTCCAGCGGTGCTGGGCCTTGATGGCCCTTTCTGAGGTGGAACAGATTCTGGAGGCAGGCTGCCTCTCCCAGACAGGTGACTCCTGCTGGTGAGCAGGGTCTGGCTGGCAGGTTTGGGAATGCCAATAGGTATGGGCAGCTGACTGGGCCTGACGACCGGGCCCTGCGTCCGGGCTGATGCTGAAGGGTACTTGGGGGAAGTTGTAGGGCAAGAAGAtggcttcctctcctcctccacctcttctctttctcctcctcctcctcctgtcctcctcctcctcctcctcctctcagagaCAGATCTTGGCCATGACCTTGATGATTATCCACAGACTGAGCTACAAAGAAACATTTCCTTGCTCCGTGTCCTAATGTTTGTGAAGGCCTTAGCCCAGTGCCCGGCACATTGTAGGCCCCTACAAAATGATTATTCCCTTCCATGAGCTCCGTGTGTGGGTGGAGTCTGATCTCAAAGCTCATGTTCTCTGGGCTCACCAGAGTTTCCTAGAGATTCCTCCTCCCACTACCTGAGCTTGGCCATTTTCTCCAGGCGGTAACGGGTGAGAGATGGCTCTTCCTAGAATGAAATTGTATTTGTGAAGGCCTTCGCTctgtacctggtacatagtaggcctAGAACGGACGTCGCTCCTTTCCCACGTGGGCTCCTCTCAGAGACTGACTTTGCTCGTTTTCCCCAGGACTCTGGCCATCTTCTCTTGGGCATCTAAAATTCTACAAAGACTCTCCATGTCAGAGGCTCTCCAGTTCTACCTTCTCCTCTGACTGTTTCCTTGAGAGACCCACATTTGAGTGGTCATCAGTGAGTATCTGACTTTCTTTACCTCCCATTTCCTACTGGGCCGATATCTCAAAGGCGTCTCCTCTCAGACTAACATTCTTCCCAGGCCCGAGCTCTCTAGAAGCGGCGCTTCCAAGAGACAGACCTAGCCATTCTCTCCAGGGCTGGGACCTCAAGGGGGAAATCTTCTCCCAGACTCAGGTTGGCCCGGTTTTCTAGGCCAGAACTCCCGAGAGGCAGCTCCTCCTGTTACGATGACCATTTAATATTTGCGAAGCACTTAGTCCAGTGTGTGGCATATAGTAGACCCATGACAAATGACTATTACCTTCCCAGGGCTATTCACCAGGACTCCTTCTCAGAGTCCGGCCTTGATCGTTCTCTCCAGGTCTTAATTCCCCAAAGGTGCCTCCCATCAGTCGGCCTTGATGGTTCTCCCTGAGCCATTTAGAGCTGTGTACCCAGAGAGGCTCCAAGTCTGAGGCCCTCCAGCTCCATTTTCTACCCTGACTGTCTCCTTCACAGTCCCACGTTTGAGCTCTTGCCTGCGGCTCTCTGGATGCAATCTCTTATTCTCCTCCAGATCGTTATGTCCAAGCTCCTTCCTCCTAGATGAGACTGGACCATTGTCCCTCCATCTGAGCTCTCCAGCATTTCCTCCTCCCGGAGCCCGATCCTGACCTTTGTGCCAGTCTCGGGCTCCCGAGAGGCATCTCCTCTTATACGGAGTCTGAACATTTCCTCAAGGACCGTATTCTCCTCCTGGACTGAGCTTCGTTGGCCCCAATGTTCCTAGATCCCAATCTGAGGCTCTCATTATGCTCCAGCTTTTTCCTCATACCAGATCCTGAAAGGTCAGAGTCTCTCAAGTCTCTAGACATTGCTTCTCCTTGATCTTTTCCCCCCAGGACTGTGTTACCTGGAGAATTCTCCTGTCAGGTTAACATTGGCCCCAAGTCGAGGCCTCCCTTCTCACCTGACTCTTCTTGAGACATCTACATTTGAGCTGTTTCCTGtgagtattattttttttgcccTTGTCTCCTCTTCTCCACTTCACCGCTATCTCCAATGTTTTTCCTTCCAGTCTAACCTTGACCATTTTTTCCAGGCCTGAGCTGCCAAGAGGAGGCTCTTCCACAGAACCACTCCATAGTAGGAGCACTGGCTAGTTAAGACTGCTCACAAGACTTTCAGAGGCTTGGTCGTGAGCATTTCTCCATCTGGCTGGATTCACCCAGTACCGGCAGCCAGTTTTGAGCCTGAGCTGACTTTGTTAAGAGTCTGTGTCGACCGGCCCACGGCGAGATTCCAGCAGAGCGGCAGAATCGCCACCTTGGGCATCACGATGAGCTGGAGCCTGGCACTGCCCACTTCTCCGATGACGCCCACTGCCAGCCGATACGGAGACCGCTACATTCCCTCTCGGGCGGCGGCCAACTGGGACGCGCACTTCCACAGCAAAGACGACTCTGAGTCGTCTCCTGGGCCAAGGCAGAAAACAGAAGGCGCCAACTCCGGCAAGAGGAAAAGTGGCCTCATCTACTCCACCGTGCTGAAGAACGAGCTGCTGGGAGCTAGGCTACAGAAGGCTCCGAGCCTGGAATCCGGGGAGAACCAGAGCCCGCAGCCTTGCGAGTCAGACAGAAGGAATCTTTTCACCTACTCCCCCAACACCTTCCACTGGAGACCCGAGATAGGCAGCGAGATGTCAGCCTACTCTCTGTCGCCCATCAGCAGAAGCAGTCAGACCTTACTGACGTCAGTGCAGAGACAGGCCAGGATCATTCCCAGAAGCCCCTTCAAAATCCTCGAGGCTCCTGAACTCAGTGACGACTTCTACCTGAACCTGCTCGATTGGTCGCGCCGCAACGTGGTCGCTGTGGGCCTGGGCAGTACCGTTTTCCTGTGGAGTGCCGCTACCAGCCAGGTAACAGAGCTGTGCGACCTCGCCCAGGAAGAGGACGCCGTGACCTCTGTGAGTTGGACTGACCGTGGGACCCTGCTGGCTATCGGCACGCAGAAAGGCATCGTGCAGATCTGGGATGCCGATGCCGAGAAGAGGGTGGCCGTAATGGAGGGCCACTCGGGCAGGGTCAGCTCGTTGGCCTGGAACGGGAGCCAGATTTCCTCGGGGAGCAGAGACCGAAGGATCTACCAGAGAGATGTCCGAGCTTGCCCCCTGCAGTCTCAGCGCTGGCTGCAAGGCCACAAGC
The genomic region above belongs to Gracilinanus agilis isolate LMUSP501 unplaced genomic scaffold, AgileGrace unplaced_scaffold8605, whole genome shotgun sequence and contains:
- the LOC123256686 gene encoding fizzy-related protein homolog, which encodes MSWSLALPTSPMTPTASRYGDRYIPSRAAANWDAHFHSKDDSESSPGPRQKTEGANSGKRKSGLIYSTVLKNELLGARLQKAPSLESGENQSPQPCESDRRNLFTYSPNTFHWRPEIGSEMSAYSLSPISRSSQTLLTSVQRQARIIPRSPFKILEAPELSDDFYLNLLDWSRRNVVAVGLGSTVFLWSAATSQVTELCDLAQEEDAVTSVSWTDRGTLLAIGTQKGIVQIWDADAEKRVAVMEGHSGRVSSLAWNGSQISSGSRDRRIYQRDVRACPLQSQRWLQGHKQEVCGLRWSTDRQLLASGGNDNRLLLWNCYSLKPVQKYTAHKAAVKAIAWSPHQHGLLASGGGSADRCIRFWNTLTGQPLQHIDTGSQVCNLAWSKQDNELVSTHGYSENQIVIWKYPSMTQVAKLTGHLYRVLYLAVSPDGQTIVTGAGDKSLRFWNVFRKARSQKESGSALSLFTRIR